One Candidatus Neomarinimicrobiota bacterium genomic region harbors:
- a CDS encoding T9SS type A sorting domain-containing protein — MKRFLPFVYLISTLSAEIDCPNETARYVDLDSTSVTFGDTVATGQCGCLGFSSAVAGTDTSVLVPIVVFDNEALRGFQFTLRNNSNGTLRFNWARTGGKAADWEVWGIEHADGSTTVLGLDLEGGQTVQSSEGVLVEVMFDVVKRLPSQLSFYLDSNEDVILSDADGENVLCVYPDEQNPVTYEVNWLAVHEHSKLVPAQFALHQNYPNPFNPTTTFSFDLPGDSDIRLAVYDMLGREVALLVRGNLSAGSHSMNWSGLNDKGVPVSAGIYYIKFVAGDFSETKKMTLLK; from the coding sequence ATGAAGCGCTTTCTGCCATTTGTTTATCTTATCTCAACGTTGTCAGCGGAGATTGACTGTCCCAACGAAACCGCCCGGTATGTTGATTTAGACTCCACCAGTGTCACATTTGGTGATACGGTAGCCACCGGCCAGTGTGGATGCCTCGGCTTTTCCTCAGCCGTTGCGGGAACGGATACCTCGGTCCTGGTGCCAATTGTGGTATTTGACAATGAGGCTCTCAGGGGATTTCAGTTTACATTGCGTAATAATTCTAACGGCACGTTGCGTTTTAACTGGGCCCGAACTGGCGGCAAGGCCGCCGACTGGGAAGTGTGGGGAATAGAACATGCCGACGGATCGACCACTGTTTTAGGTTTGGACCTTGAAGGAGGGCAGACTGTGCAGAGCTCGGAAGGGGTTCTGGTAGAGGTCATGTTTGATGTGGTGAAAAGACTACCGTCCCAGCTGTCATTCTATCTTGACTCTAATGAAGATGTTATACTATCTGATGCCGATGGTGAGAACGTTCTCTGTGTATATCCCGATGAGCAGAATCCTGTAACCTATGAAGTGAACTGGCTCGCTGTTCATGAGCACAGTAAACTGGTGCCAGCACAGTTTGCACTACATCAAAATTATCCTAATCCGTTTAATCCCACCACTACATTCAGTTTCGACTTGCCCGGTGATTCTGATATTCGGTTAGCCGTTTACGACATGTTGGGGAGGGAGGTCGCTCTTTTGGTACGAGGCAACCTGTCGGCGGGGAGTCATTCCATGAATTGGTCAGGGCTAAATGATAAAGGGGTTCCTGTTTCAGCCGGTATATACTACATCAAGTTTGTGGCCGGAGATTTTTCTGAAACGAAGAAAATGACATTGTTGAAGTAG